A genomic stretch from Candidatus Dadabacteria bacterium includes:
- a CDS encoding transposase: MPKRFQVSRFGEWCKKPYPKAPQFTRIRTTGTKGSRKRTAGTRRKPLSRRIHKRTESHHTQGIESFWFMLKRGLAGVYRKMSKKRLQCYIDEYAGRHNIRPLASIEQIDAVIEAMNGKRLKYKDLIQWKGRHGGTYSAGTCGKPAPIL; encoded by the coding sequence TTGCCGAAGCGGTTTCAAGTATCACGCTTCGGAGAATGGTGCAAGAAACCGTACCCGAAGGCACCACAGTTTACACGGATCAGAACTACGGGTACAAAGGGCTCGCGAAAAAGAACTGCAGGCACGAGGCGTAAACCACTCAGCCGGAGAATACATAAAAGGACAGAATCACACCACACGCAAGGCATAGAGTCCTTTTGGTTTATGCTCAAAAGAGGGCTCGCTGGAGTTTACCGCAAGATGAGCAAAAAGCGCCTTCAATGCTATATAGATGAGTATGCGGGAAGGCACAACATCCGCCCGCTCGCCTCTATCGAGCAGATAGATGCCGTTATTGAGGCAATGAACGGGAAAAGACTCAAGTACAAAGACCTGATTCAATGGAAGGGTCGGCATGGTGGAACATATTCAGCCGGGACTTGCGGAAAACCGGCACCGATCCTCTGA
- a CDS encoding transposase, with protein MKPASGEIPQHAHLKEARVSGAGAQDKTPVVAIKERERKKVRAKVAEAVSSITLRRMVQETVPEGTTVYTDQNYGYKGLAKKNCRHEA; from the coding sequence ATGAAACCTGCGTCAGGAGAAATACCACAACATGCACACTTAAAAGAAGCTCGCGTGTCAGGAGCCGGAGCGCAGGACAAGACCCCTGTTGTGGCAATTAAGGAAAGAGAGAGAAAGAAGGTTAGGGCGAAGGTTGCCGAAGCGGTTTCAAGTATCACGCTTCGGAGAATGGTGCAAGAAACCGTACCCGAAGGCACCACAGTTTACACGGATCAGAACTACGGGTACAAAGGGCTCGCGAAAAAGAACTGCAGGCACGAGGCGTAA
- a CDS encoding calcium-binding protein, whose amino-acid sequence MKLRNFFAIMFLLVGSLAFSACTDTETVTETQYVCQDGSTVEDSDMCPETETQYVCQDGSTVEDSDMCPEPEPVYDEIGPGYEVGKDNCYEDGDRNGMIAGTDMGDCIHGQEGHDSIKGMGGNDMLYGNQGNDKLYGGAGDDELVGGSGDNTLDGGDGTDIAIYMDAMRVVVNLGDGVARIRHSDPEDVDELVEMGDSGIGMDTLVNIENVKGSLLGEDIINGDDNANVLKGLDQADTINGHGGDDTIIPNRPAEGGAANVADGTAPEVDGIDTVDGGEGSDTISYEGESAAVTVNLATIVAAVGTDTPDDATDDVIAHVAVSGPAATDRIVLVDRGTEDEPKLESTIENVTGGFGGDTLTGDVRANILTGGAGGDTLNGEADPTTAEMGGDDTLNGGPGNDTLNGGPGNDTLDGGAGDDTLNGNAGNDTLDGGAGDDTLSGGAGNDQYIISKGDAGDTISAFAAGDTICLKGFMGDEKLNVTAGGVLQVVDPDDSANTTDIVTMTAGGNLVRLTQDVNFNCD is encoded by the coding sequence CACGGACACGGAAACTGTGACGGAAACTCAGTATGTGTGTCAAGATGGATCCACAGTTGAGGATTCCGACATGTGCCCAGAGACGGAAACTCAGTATGTGTGTCAAGATGGATCCACAGTTGAGGATTCCGACATGTGCCCAGAGCCAGAACCTGTTTATGACGAGATAGGGCCGGGTTATGAGGTAGGAAAAGATAATTGTTATGAGGATGGTGACCGCAACGGAATGATAGCTGGTACCGACATGGGTGATTGTATCCATGGCCAGGAAGGCCACGACTCCATTAAGGGCATGGGTGGTAACGATATGCTCTACGGGAACCAAGGTAACGACAAACTCTACGGAGGGGCCGGTGATGATGAGCTTGTTGGCGGCAGCGGCGACAATACGCTTGACGGGGGTGACGGCACCGACATTGCGATTTACATGGATGCTATGAGAGTAGTGGTCAACCTAGGCGACGGTGTAGCCAGAATTCGGCACTCCGACCCTGAAGATGTAGACGAGCTTGTAGAGATGGGAGATAGCGGAATAGGTATGGATACCTTGGTGAATATTGAGAACGTCAAGGGCAGCCTGTTGGGAGAAGACATAATAAACGGCGACGACAATGCGAACGTGCTTAAAGGTCTTGATCAAGCTGATACGATTAACGGCCATGGGGGTGACGACACGATTATTCCCAACCGTCCTGCGGAAGGCGGTGCAGCGAATGTGGCCGACGGCACCGCCCCAGAAGTGGACGGCATTGATACGGTCGACGGGGGCGAAGGAAGCGACACCATAAGCTACGAGGGCGAAAGTGCTGCGGTGACCGTTAATCTTGCTACTATTGTTGCAGCCGTGGGAACCGATACCCCGGACGACGCCACCGACGATGTCATTGCTCATGTTGCGGTTAGTGGCCCTGCTGCTACCGACAGAATCGTGCTTGTGGATCGAGGGACGGAAGATGAACCAAAACTAGAGAGCACCATTGAGAACGTTACCGGAGGCTTCGGAGGTGACACACTTACTGGTGATGTCCGGGCCAACATTCTTACAGGCGGAGCCGGAGGCGATACGCTTAACGGAGAAGCAGATCCCACCACCGCGGAGATGGGCGGTGACGACACGCTTAATGGCGGTCCTGGGAACGACACGCTTAACGGCGGTCCTGGGAACGACACGCTTGACGGCGGAGCCGGAGACGATACGCTTAACGGCAACGCAGGCAATGATACGCTTGACGGCGGAGCCGGAGACGACACGCTTAGCGGCGGCGCGGGCAATGACCAATATATTATCAGTAAAGGAGACGCCGGAGATACGATCTCCGCGTTTGCGGCTGGCGACACGATATGTCTGAAGGGCTTCATGGGCGATGAGAAGCTAAATGTAACAGCAGGCGGCGTGCTTCAGGTGGTGGACCCGGATGACTCGGCTAATACTACTGACATTGTCACCATGACTGCCGGTGGGAATCTTGTCCGGCTGACCCAGGATGTAAACTTCAACTGCGACTGA